Proteins encoded in a region of the Atopobium sp. oral taxon 416 genome:
- a CDS encoding septum formation initiator family protein codes for MRLPHLSAQSRSDRNAVSRLRAEGGTQKEIVGWRPAVFVGPNNHGVRLSGDRTRSVRRPRERTSARDVDPEVAERRSRRRERAAQHHAMQVQTQDGTRRDTRGASRSRTHRRSSPSFSEIASQHKGLVALIIAALVALSLYGPLQGWYVAQRRNQDLQAQLDALSASNEDLQADVEDLQSEEGIEDEARRRGYVQEGETPVAIEGSQGQDASDNSVQDNSLADGQATRAQTNIGTDILDFIFQYHFQE; via the coding sequence AGCCCAAAGCCGCAGTGATCGCAATGCGGTCTCCCGGCTCAGAGCAGAGGGTGGCACACAGAAGGAAATAGTTGGTTGGAGGCCCGCGGTTTTTGTGGGACCCAACAATCATGGAGTTCGGCTGTCAGGTGACCGCACGAGGTCTGTCCGACGTCCCCGTGAGCGGACGTCTGCCCGCGATGTTGATCCTGAGGTAGCTGAGCGTCGCTCACGTCGGCGTGAGCGTGCTGCCCAGCACCACGCGATGCAGGTGCAGACTCAAGACGGGACACGACGGGATACCAGAGGCGCCTCGCGGTCACGCACCCATCGGAGATCCTCACCGTCATTTTCTGAGATTGCCTCTCAGCACAAGGGGCTTGTCGCCCTCATTATCGCCGCACTGGTAGCTCTTTCGCTCTACGGGCCGTTGCAGGGTTGGTATGTCGCGCAGCGCCGGAATCAGGATCTCCAAGCACAGTTGGATGCGTTATCTGCTTCCAATGAGGATCTGCAGGCAGACGTAGAGGACCTGCAGTCAGAAGAGGGCATCGAAGACGAAGCCAGGCGGCGTGGCTATGTCCAGGAGGGGGAAACCCCAGTGGCGATTGAGGGCTCCCAAGGCCAAGACGCTTCAGACAACAGTGTGCAGGATAATTCCCTGGCGGACGGTCAGGCAACCCGCGCTCAGACGAATATCGGAACGGATATCTTGGACTTTATCTTCCAGTATCACTTTCAGGAGTGA